The Eleutherodactylus coqui strain aEleCoq1 chromosome 6, aEleCoq1.hap1, whole genome shotgun sequence genome window below encodes:
- the LOC136632423 gene encoding zinc finger BED domain-containing protein 6-like, with the protein MTNIPINNSNLPRVNEVCWDYAAVEDRALAHCLQEQEIEQHYASNVRKNKLVQNDIRIAKKLKDEEYQQSKVFSLEQQKQIEELDSEYTRAAQEELQRKALECLQWEEEDNVNWTRASNPPTVPRSTSSRKASVLRARCSKVWRFFNESAEDRRTVVCNLCRTKISRGATATSLTTTSMRRHMMAKHPTRWNKGHSPPAGHTPVPHPGTEMQSPSQNADTSVSRPEPTPSPPRFSTASTNVSQHSVQLSITQALEHKRKYAATHPHAQLLNVHISKLLCLEMLPYRLVETEAFRNLMAVAAPRYSVPSRHYFSRCAVPALHQHVSRNINRALTNAVSGKVHLTTDMWTSAVGQGHYISLTAHWVNLVEAGTESDPGSAHVLPTPGIAGPTSVMVSPAYYATSSKPPSSSSTSQLPSVSTSPSVGSSRRCSTAVGKRQQAVLKLLSLGDKRHTVQELLQGLTEQTDLWLLPLNLQPGMVVCDNGRNLVAALQLGRLTHVPCLAHVLNLVVQRFLKNYPNLSALLSKVRQVCAHFRKSTTDAATLRTLQQRFKLPVHRLLCDVPTRWNSTLHMLARVYEQRRAIVEYQLHHCRRSGSQPPHFFTEEWAWMSDICQVLGNFEESTQMVSGDAAIISVTIPLLCLLRRSLLSIKADALQIEQEMGDDNTSLDSQTTLTSVSQRVFEEEDEEEEEDEEEEEEEEGEETVAHTAEGTHATSFTSVQRVWAEEEEETESYPPSEDSDVLRTGTLAHMADFMLSCLSRDPRVRRILDNTDYWVFTLLDPRYKENLSTLIPEEERSTKVMQYQKALVEKLILKFPSDNANGRGCSSVGQLAGETSGTGSMFSTGRGTLSKAFASFMAPKPDCVPTPQSRLSRREQCKKMVMEYIADHTNVLCDPSAPYNYWVSKLDTWHELALYALEVLACPAASVLSERVFSVAGGIITDKSTGLSTDDRLTLIKMNKAWISSDFSSPPVESSLT; encoded by the exons TTTGCTGGGACTATGCAGCAGTTGAAGATAGAGCACTGGCTCACTGCTTGCAAGAACAGGAAA TTGAGCAGCACTATGCCTCCAACGTCCGAAAGAATAAGCTGGTGCAGAATGACATTCGTATAGCCAAGAAGCTGAAGGATGAAGAATATCAACAGAGCAAAGTGTTCAGCCTGGAGCAGCAGAAACAAAT AGAGGAGCTGGATTCTGAATACACCCGTGCTGCTCAGGAAGAGCTGCAGAGGAAAGCCCTGGAATGCCTGCAGTGGGAAGAGGAGGACAATGTAAACTGGACCAGAGCAAGTAATCCTCCAACTGTTCCCCGCAGCACCTCCTCGCGGAAAGCCTCCGTgctgagggctaggtgttcgaaggtctggaggtttttcaatgagagtgcagaagaccgacgaacagtagtgtgcaacctatgccgcaccaagatcagcaggggagccaccgctaccagcctgaccaccaccagcatgcgcaggcatatgatggctaagcacccgacaaggtggaacaaaggccattcaccgcctgcgggtcacaccccTGTGccacatcctggcactgagatgcaatccccctcccagaacGCAGACACCAGCGTCTCCCGGCCTgaacccaccccttcacctccacggttctccactgcctccaccaatgtgtcccagcacagcgttcagctgtccataacccaAGCATTAGAGCATAAgcggaaatatgcagccacccacccgcatgcacaattgctaaatgtgcatatctccaaactactgtgcctggagatgttgccatataggctggtagaaacggaggctttccgtaACCTCATGGCGGTGGCCgcccctcgctactcggtccccagtcgccactatttttcccgctgcgccgtccctgccctacaccagcacgtgtcacgtAATATAAaccgcgccctcaccaacgcggtttctgggaaggtccacttaaccaccgacatgtggacaagtgctgtcgggcagggacactacatctccctaacagcacattgggttaacctggtggaggctgggaccgagtctgaccctgggtccgctcacgtgctacccacaccagggattgcgggtcctacctcggtcatggtttctccggcttattatgccacctcctccaaacccccttcctcctcctccacctctcaattaccatctgtgagcacgtcgccttcagtcggtagctcgaggcgctgcagcactgccgtggggaagcgtcagcaggctgtgctgaaactcctaagcttaggtgacaagaggcacaccgtccaagagctgttacagggtttgacggagcagacagatctatggcttttgccactgaacctccaaccaggcatggtcgtgtgtgacaatgggcgtaacctggtggcggctctgcagcttggcagactaacacacgtgccatgcctggcccacgtgctcaatctggtggttcagcgctttcttaaaaactaccccaatttgtctgcgctgctcagcaaggtgcgtcaggTGTGCGcgcatttcagaaagtccaccacagatgctgccaccctcaggacactgcaacagcgcttcaagctgccagttcaccgactgttgtgcgacgtgcccacgcgctggaattcaactttgcacatgttggccagggtttacgagcagcgtagagccattgttgaataccaactGCATCATtgccgtcggagtggtagtcagcctccgcacttcttcacagaggagtgggcatggatgtctgacatctgtcaggtgttaggaaactttgaggagtcaacacaaatggtgagcggcgatgcagccattatcagcgtaaccatcccgctgctttgcctgctgagaaggtcgctgctaagcattaaggctgacgctttgcagatagaacaggagatgggggatgacaatacatcgcttgatagccagaccaccctcacgtctgtttctcagcgcgtatttgaggaggaggatgaagaagaggaggaggatgaagaagaagaggaggaggaggagggggaagagactgttgcccacactgcagagggtacccatgctacttccttcacatctgttcagcgtgtatgggctgaagaggaggaggagactgagagttatcctcctagtgaagacagcgatgtgttgcgtactgggactctggcacacatggctgacttcatgttaagctgcctttcccgtgaccctcgtgttagacgcattctggataacacggattactgggtgttcacccttcttgacccacggtataaggagaacctttccactctcattcccgaagaggaaaggagtacgaaagtgatgcaataccaaaaggccctggtggaaaagctgatactaaagttcccatctgacaacgctaatggtagaggatgtagttcagtgggccaactagcaggggagacgagcGGAACAggtagcatgttcagcacaggcaggggaacactgtccaaggcctttgccagttttatggcacccaagCCAGACTGTGtccccactccccagtctaggctgagtaggagggaacagtgtaaaaagatggtgatggagtacatagctgaccataccaacgtcctctgtgatccctctgctccatacaactattgggtgtcaaagctggacacgtggcacgaacttgcgctgtatgctttggaggtgctggcctgccctgccgctagtgtgttatcagagagggtgtttagtgttgctggggggattatcacggataagagtACTGGCCTGTCAACtgacgacaggcttacacttattaagatgaataaagcctggatttcctctgACTTTTCTTCTCcgccggtggaaagcagcttaacataa